From the genome of Vibrio gangliei, one region includes:
- a CDS encoding extracellular solute-binding protein, with product MKTWSKLLVGAALAATFTTGLAHAEDKELYFYNWSEYIPNDVLQDFTKETGIKVIYSTYESNESMYAKLKTQGKGYDLVVPSTYFVSKMRKEGMLMKLDKSKLSHFADLDPNYLNKPFDPGNDYSIPYIWGATGIGINTDMLDKSSIKKWDDLWDPKWVGQLMMMDDPRELFHIALTKLGYSGNTTDPDQIKEAYEELKKLMPNVLVFNSDFPANPYLAGETSLGMLWNGSAYMARKEGAPVHIIWPEKGAIFWMDSLAIPSGAKNTEAAYKMIDFLLRPENAAKIAMTIGYPTPVKTAYPLLPKDFAHDQDVFPPQKVLDSGEWQDDVGDANVLYEEYFQKLKVDMN from the coding sequence ATGAAGACATGGTCTAAGCTTCTTGTCGGTGCTGCATTGGCCGCAACATTTACGACAGGTCTTGCTCACGCGGAAGATAAAGAGCTTTATTTTTATAACTGGTCTGAATATATCCCTAACGATGTTCTGCAAGACTTCACTAAAGAGACAGGTATCAAGGTCATTTACTCTACTTATGAGTCGAATGAATCCATGTACGCTAAATTAAAAACACAAGGTAAAGGATACGATCTCGTCGTGCCTTCAACTTACTTTGTTTCAAAAATGCGTAAAGAAGGCATGTTAATGAAGCTAGATAAATCTAAGCTTTCTCATTTCGCAGACCTAGATCCTAACTATCTCAATAAACCTTTTGACCCTGGTAATGATTATTCAATCCCATACATTTGGGGTGCTACCGGTATTGGTATTAATACCGATATGCTTGATAAATCATCTATCAAAAAATGGGATGATTTATGGGATCCAAAATGGGTTGGTCAATTGATGATGATGGACGACCCTCGTGAATTGTTCCATATTGCCCTAACTAAACTTGGCTACTCAGGTAACACCACGGATCCTGACCAAATTAAAGAAGCCTATGAAGAATTGAAGAAGTTGATGCCGAACGTTTTGGTATTCAACTCAGACTTCCCAGCTAACCCTTATCTCGCGGGTGAAACATCACTAGGTATGTTGTGGAATGGTTCAGCATACATGGCTCGTAAAGAAGGCGCACCGGTTCATATCATTTGGCCAGAAAAAGGCGCTATCTTCTGGATGGATAGCCTAGCGATTCCATCAGGTGCGAAAAACACTGAAGCGGCGTATAAGATGATTGATTTCTTATTACGTCCTGAAAACGCAGCAAAAATTGCGATGACCATTGGTTACCCAACACCTGTGAAGACAGCATATCCATTGCTGCCTAAGGATTTTGCTCACGATCAAGACGTTTTCCCACCTCAAAAAGTATTAGATTCAGGTGAGTGGCAAGACGATGTAGGTGATGCGAACGTATTATACGAAGAGTACTTCCAAAAACTGAAAGTTGATATGAACTGA
- the potC gene encoding spermidine/putrescine ABC transporter permease PotC — translation MKKSVGGNIAKSSFLSLVYLFLYLPIIVLIVNSFNASKFGIKWGGFTTKWYGELINNDSLIQAAGHSITVAVFSATAATIIGSLTAVALFRYQFKGKAAVNGLLFVVMMSPDIVMAISLLALFLVIGFELGLLTLLISHITFCLPFVVVTVYSRLKGFDVKMLEAAKDLGASEWIILKRIILPLAKPAVAAGWLLSFTLSLDDVIISSFVTGPSYEILPLKIYSMVKVGISPEVNALATVMLVVSLILVMLSQALARDKVK, via the coding sequence ATGAAAAAGTCTGTTGGTGGAAACATTGCCAAGTCTAGCTTTTTAAGCCTGGTATATTTGTTCTTATATTTACCGATTATTGTCCTGATTGTGAACTCATTTAATGCCAGTAAGTTTGGCATTAAATGGGGTGGTTTTACAACCAAATGGTATGGCGAATTAATTAATAATGACAGCTTAATTCAAGCCGCCGGACACTCAATCACAGTAGCCGTTTTTTCTGCAACTGCCGCGACTATCATTGGTAGCTTAACTGCAGTCGCTCTGTTCCGATATCAATTTAAAGGCAAAGCTGCGGTCAATGGCCTGCTCTTTGTGGTCATGATGTCGCCAGATATCGTGATGGCGATTTCATTACTGGCTTTATTTCTTGTGATTGGTTTTGAACTTGGCTTACTCACTCTACTTATTTCTCATATCACCTTCTGCCTGCCCTTCGTGGTAGTGACGGTTTATAGCCGTTTAAAAGGGTTCGATGTGAAAATGTTAGAAGCGGCGAAAGATTTAGGCGCAAGTGAATGGATCATTTTAAAGCGCATCATTTTACCATTAGCGAAACCGGCCGTTGCTGCAGGTTGGCTATTGAGCTTTACCCTTTCTTTAGATGATGTGATTATCAGTTCGTTTGTTACTGGTCCAAGCTATGAAATTTTACCTTTGAAAATTTATTCCATGGTAAAAGTTGGCATTTCACCGGAAGTTAATGCGCTGGCCACGGTCATGTTAGTGGTGTCTTTAATTCTGGTTATGCTTTCACAGGCACTTGCACGAGATAAAGTGAAGTAA
- the potB gene encoding spermidine/putrescine ABC transporter permease PotB, producing the protein MKKLNLQNSIVLLIVSWLMLFVFIPNLMIIITSFLTRDEANLIDITFTLSNYTRLLDPLYAKVMMHSLYMAIVATGLCLIIGYPFAYIVAKMPEKYRPFMLFMVIVPFWTNSLIRTYGLKIVLGTQGIVNKSLMAIGVIEHPMRIMYTETAVMIGLVYILLPFMILPLYSAIEKLDRTYIEAARDLGANKIQTLMRVILPLTMPGIIGGCLLVLLPALGMFYVSDLLGGAKNLSIGNVIKSQVLNARDWPFGAATSIALTIVMALMLYAYYRAGKLLNKKVELD; encoded by the coding sequence ATGAAGAAATTGAATCTTCAAAATAGCATTGTGCTGCTTATTGTTTCTTGGCTCATGCTGTTTGTATTTATCCCCAACTTGATGATCATCATTACGAGCTTTTTAACTCGTGATGAAGCCAATCTGATCGACATAACATTTACGCTCAGCAACTATACACGCTTGCTTGATCCACTTTATGCAAAAGTGATGATGCACTCATTGTATATGGCGATTGTGGCGACTGGTTTGTGTTTGATTATAGGTTATCCTTTTGCCTACATTGTGGCCAAAATGCCTGAAAAGTATCGCCCTTTCATGTTGTTTATGGTGATAGTGCCGTTTTGGACGAACTCTTTAATTCGTACATATGGCTTAAAGATCGTGTTAGGTACACAAGGTATTGTGAATAAAAGTTTGATGGCCATTGGTGTTATTGAACATCCGATGCGAATTATGTACACCGAAACTGCAGTCATGATTGGTTTGGTCTACATATTGTTGCCTTTCATGATCTTGCCTTTGTATTCAGCCATTGAGAAATTGGACCGTACTTATATTGAGGCTGCACGAGATTTGGGTGCCAATAAAATTCAAACCCTAATGCGTGTGATTTTACCTTTAACGATGCCTGGTATTATTGGTGGCTGTTTATTGGTTCTATTGCCTGCACTTGGTATGTTCTATGTGTCGGACCTATTAGGTGGCGCGAAAAATCTATCGATCGGTAATGTGATTAAGAGCCAGGTGCTAAATGCTCGTGATTGGCCATTTGGTGCGGCGACGAGTATTGCCCTGACTATCGTGATGGCTTTGATGCTTTATGCCTACTACAGAGCTGGTAAGTTGTTGAATAAAAAGGTGGAGTTAGACTAA
- the potA gene encoding spermidine/putrescine ABC transporter ATP-binding protein PotA gives MGEIQKLKVEPNHNATVIQLTGISKSFDGKSIIENLDLTVNHGEFLTILGPSGCGKTTVLRMIAGFESVDSGTILLADENVTSQPPEKRHVNTVFQSYALFPHMTVFENVAFGLRMQKVSEADITSRVEEALKMVRLESMAQRKPNQLSGGQQQRIAIARAVVNKPKVLLLDESLSALDYKLRKQMQLELKQLQRQLGITFIFVTHDQEEALSMSDRIIVMRDGVIEQDGSPREIYEEPKNLFVASFIGEINTFEATVVKRNDEKTITALIDDVECSVHYKRPVEPGQHLNVLLRPEDIRIEEIKESEDIGIMGHVTERTYKGMTLDSVVELESGMRVMVSEFFNEDDPDVDHSIGQKVSITWVESWEVVLPVDAHTSQFQKEAE, from the coding sequence TTGGGAGAAATACAGAAATTGAAAGTTGAACCTAATCACAACGCCACGGTTATTCAGCTGACAGGCATCAGCAAAAGTTTTGATGGTAAATCAATCATTGAAAACTTAGATTTAACTGTGAATCACGGCGAATTCCTCACTATTCTTGGACCTTCTGGCTGTGGCAAAACAACAGTATTAAGAATGATCGCTGGTTTTGAATCGGTAGATTCAGGCACGATTCTTCTTGCTGATGAAAATGTGACCTCCCAACCGCCTGAAAAAAGGCATGTCAACACGGTATTCCAAAGCTACGCCCTTTTTCCACACATGACCGTGTTTGAAAATGTTGCTTTCGGATTAAGAATGCAAAAAGTCTCAGAAGCAGACATTACTTCTCGAGTTGAAGAAGCGTTAAAAATGGTTCGTCTTGAATCTATGGCGCAACGTAAACCTAATCAACTTTCTGGTGGCCAACAACAGCGTATTGCCATTGCTCGTGCCGTTGTGAATAAACCTAAAGTTCTTCTTCTTGATGAATCTTTATCTGCTCTTGATTATAAATTGCGAAAACAAATGCAATTAGAATTAAAGCAGCTTCAACGTCAGCTAGGTATTACCTTCATCTTCGTAACTCACGATCAAGAAGAAGCGCTATCAATGTCAGACCGTATTATCGTCATGCGTGATGGTGTGATTGAACAAGACGGCTCACCGCGAGAAATTTACGAAGAGCCGAAGAATCTGTTTGTCGCCAGCTTCATCGGTGAAATCAATACATTTGAAGCAACCGTAGTTAAACGTAATGATGAAAAGACCATTACCGCATTAATTGATGACGTGGAGTGCTCTGTTCACTACAAACGTCCTGTTGAGCCTGGCCAACATCTTAATGTTCTTCTTCGCCCGGAAGATATCCGAATTGAAGAAATTAAAGAATCTGAAGATATTGGCATTATGGGCCACGTGACGGAGCGTACTTACAAAGGTATGACGCTCGATTCGGTTGTTGAACTAGAATCGGGTATGCGTGTGATGGTGAGTGAGTTCTTCAACGAAGATGATCCCGATGTGGATCACTCTATTGGACAAAAAGTCTCTATTACCTGGGTTGAAAGTTGGGAAGTTGTGTTACCTGTCGATGCACATACGAGCCAATTTCAAAAAGAAGCCGAGTAA
- a CDS encoding glucosaminidase domain-containing protein: MSKKVRIPLIILAFWAVYYFQNHYDKTPEADKSPKEQATKVVKQSAPVDINEKKQHFFDTLRPGMQKENARVLAERKILLELQKEMKGGESIPKPSSEIQQLAQDYDVAIPETGIDQAWLDTMLNRVNVLPQALVLTQAANESAWGSSRFAKQGNNFFGQWCYVEGCGLVPLKRVEGATHEVAKFDSPQQSIHAYFMNVNRNDAYKALRDIRAQLAKKGEDLKSQEAALALTDGLLSYSERGQDYVDDLQSMIKHNSDYWTVK, from the coding sequence ATGAGTAAAAAAGTCAGAATCCCTTTAATCATTCTTGCTTTCTGGGCGGTATATTATTTTCAAAATCATTATGACAAAACGCCAGAAGCAGATAAATCGCCAAAAGAGCAAGCCACTAAAGTGGTTAAGCAATCTGCGCCAGTCGATATCAATGAAAAAAAACAGCACTTTTTTGATACGCTACGACCTGGAATGCAAAAAGAGAATGCTCGTGTCTTGGCAGAGCGCAAGATCTTGCTTGAATTACAAAAGGAAATGAAAGGCGGTGAGTCCATACCAAAACCGTCTTCTGAAATACAACAGCTTGCTCAAGATTACGATGTCGCAATTCCTGAAACAGGTATAGATCAGGCTTGGCTCGACACCATGCTAAATAGAGTCAATGTATTACCTCAAGCTTTAGTACTTACTCAAGCTGCCAATGAATCAGCTTGGGGTTCATCACGCTTTGCTAAGCAAGGTAATAACTTTTTTGGACAGTGGTGCTATGTCGAAGGGTGCGGTTTGGTACCTCTAAAACGAGTCGAAGGTGCAACCCATGAAGTGGCTAAATTTGATTCACCACAGCAATCGATTCATGCTTATTTTATGAACGTGAACCGTAATGATGCCTATAAAGCGCTGCGTGATATTCGTGCTCAACTTGCTAAGAAAGGTGAGGATTTAAAATCACAAGAAGCGGCACTTGCATTGACGGATGGCTTATTGAGTTATTCTGAGCGTGGACAAGACTATGTCGATGATTTGCAATCAATGATCAAACATAACTCTGATTATTGGACGGTTAAATAA
- a CDS encoding DUF2987 domain-containing protein produces the protein MRFSQFTLPALLSGVALFSLPTMAQQYQFNYSKLYSQMKNNVKEGHPEVKVAFFFQDQSNGSICKIDKAWMEKDKHYEEFVIPSSQELIVPLDNNLRQVGPIVYVDTEKGKTCDFSMVVMTKHPLSGHVSYQKIAALLPQMDKMLDDLGGMFSSWFSPEVIGLTLEFSDLQDGEILSAAGSVFPIKQGKAQIKLEDLSSQDSLILPKETFRVLPLLNKSSKS, from the coding sequence ATGCGGTTTAGTCAGTTCACTTTACCCGCCTTATTGAGCGGTGTTGCTTTATTTTCATTACCAACCATGGCTCAGCAGTATCAATTTAATTATTCGAAACTGTATAGCCAGATGAAAAACAATGTGAAAGAAGGGCACCCAGAAGTCAAAGTGGCATTCTTCTTTCAAGATCAAAGCAATGGTTCAATCTGTAAAATTGACAAAGCATGGATGGAAAAAGACAAGCATTATGAAGAGTTTGTTATTCCATCTTCTCAAGAATTGATCGTTCCGCTTGATAATAATTTACGTCAAGTCGGACCCATCGTGTATGTCGATACCGAAAAAGGTAAAACCTGTGATTTCTCAATGGTCGTGATGACTAAACACCCATTATCGGGTCATGTGAGCTACCAAAAAATCGCCGCATTATTACCTCAAATGGATAAAATGCTTGATGATTTAGGCGGCATGTTTTCGAGTTGGTTTTCACCAGAAGTGATTGGATTAACTCTAGAATTCTCTGACCTTCAGGACGGTGAAATTCTGTCTGCGGCAGGCTCAGTTTTCCCCATTAAGCAAGGTAAAGCGCAGATAAAGCTAGAAGATCTATCGTCGCAAGATTCTCTGATATTACCTAAAGAAACTTTCCGTGTACTGCCATTACTCAATAAGTCATCCAAGAGCTAA
- the ttcA gene encoding tRNA 2-thiocytidine(32) synthetase TtcA, with translation MSQVDPRKETLEFNKLQKRLRRNVGNAIIDYNMVEEGDVVMACISGGKDSFAMLDILLQLQKSAPIDFKVVAVNLDQKQPGFPEHILPEYFETLDIPYYIVDKDTYSVVKEKVPEGKTTCGLCSRLRRGTLYSFAEKIGATKIALGHHMDDIVETLFLNMFHGARLKAMPPKLRSDDGRNVVIRPLTYCREKDLIKYAEHKAFPIIPCNLCGSQEKLERQAIKAMLVEWDKKTPGRVEKAFKSIQNVSPSQLADRELFDFVNLPLERAGERDEYEFSEATISSTNIDESLFIDVTNI, from the coding sequence ATGAGTCAAGTCGATCCAAGAAAAGAAACACTGGAATTTAACAAACTTCAAAAACGCTTAAGACGTAATGTTGGTAACGCGATTATCGATTACAACATGGTTGAAGAAGGTGATGTGGTTATGGCTTGCATCAGCGGGGGAAAAGACTCTTTTGCTATGCTTGATATTCTACTTCAGTTGCAAAAGTCAGCCCCAATTGACTTTAAAGTGGTTGCCGTAAACTTGGATCAAAAACAACCAGGCTTTCCTGAGCATATCTTGCCAGAGTATTTTGAAACTTTAGATATTCCTTATTACATCGTGGATAAAGATACTTACTCCGTTGTAAAAGAAAAAGTACCTGAAGGTAAAACGACTTGTGGCCTTTGTTCTCGTTTACGTCGTGGGACTTTATATTCGTTTGCGGAGAAAATCGGCGCAACTAAGATCGCACTTGGTCACCACATGGATGATATCGTTGAAACTTTATTCTTGAATATGTTCCACGGTGCGCGCTTAAAAGCCATGCCACCAAAATTGCGCTCAGATGATGGTCGTAATGTGGTTATTCGTCCACTGACGTATTGTCGTGAAAAAGATCTGATTAAGTACGCAGAACATAAGGCGTTTCCGATCATTCCTTGTAACTTGTGTGGTTCACAAGAAAAATTAGAACGACAGGCTATTAAAGCGATGCTGGTTGAGTGGGATAAAAAAACGCCTGGACGTGTAGAAAAAGCATTTAAATCTATTCAAAACGTCAGTCCGAGCCAACTTGCGGATAGAGAACTCTTTGATTTCGTGAACTTGCCACTTGAACGAGCAGGTGAACGTGATGAGTATGAATTCAGTGAAGCGACCATTTCGTCGACCAATATTGACGAGTCACTCTTCATCGATGTGACCAATATCTAA
- the uspE gene encoding universal stress protein UspE has product MDLYKSILVIADVNNVEQSALARAFQIVRDLPNPAPITFFLSIYDFSYDMTSMLSSEERDAMRRGVIQQREGWMREVAAPYLKDGVQFEVKVVWHHRPYEAIIAEIFETGHDLLLKGTRKHDVLESVFFTPTDWHLLRKCPCPVLLVKNHDWPINGNIIASVHVGSENTTHTALNDSMVEQGLKFAKQLNAELYLVNSYPVTPANVTVELPEFDPTSYTDAVRGFHLTAMKALRQKYGIDEEHTYVKEGLPEDVVPKAAQELDAGLVILGTTGRTGLSAVFIGNTAENVIDKINCDVLALKPEGYISPLAPE; this is encoded by the coding sequence ATGGATTTATACAAAAGTATTTTAGTCATTGCTGATGTTAATAACGTAGAACAGTCGGCGTTAGCTCGTGCCTTTCAAATCGTACGTGATTTGCCGAACCCTGCCCCAATAACGTTCTTCTTATCTATTTATGATTTTTCATACGATATGACATCTATGTTGTCATCCGAAGAAAGAGATGCGATGCGCCGCGGCGTTATACAGCAGCGTGAAGGATGGATGCGTGAAGTTGCTGCGCCATACCTAAAAGACGGCGTTCAATTTGAAGTGAAAGTGGTTTGGCATCATCGCCCTTACGAAGCCATCATTGCAGAAATCTTTGAAACCGGCCACGACCTTCTATTAAAGGGTACTCGCAAGCATGATGTACTAGAGTCTGTATTCTTTACGCCAACTGATTGGCATTTATTACGTAAATGTCCTTGCCCTGTTCTGTTAGTCAAAAATCATGATTGGCCTATTAATGGCAATATTATTGCTTCCGTCCATGTGGGTTCTGAAAATACCACGCATACAGCACTCAATGATTCTATGGTTGAGCAAGGTTTAAAATTCGCGAAACAACTGAATGCTGAATTGTACCTAGTGAACTCTTACCCTGTGACACCTGCGAATGTCACGGTTGAACTTCCAGAATTTGACCCTACTTCTTATACCGATGCAGTACGCGGCTTTCATCTCACCGCAATGAAGGCTTTACGCCAGAAATATGGTATTGATGAAGAACATACTTATGTTAAAGAAGGTCTTCCAGAAGATGTTGTGCCCAAAGCGGCTCAAGAGCTTGATGCGGGGCTTGTGATACTCGGTACAACAGGACGAACTGGCTTGTCAGCTGTCTTTATCGGCAATACTGCTGAAAACGTGATCGATAAAATCAATTGTGACGTATTGGCACTGAAACCAGAAGGCTATATCAGTCCTTTGGCCCCAGAGTAA
- a CDS encoding FNR family transcription factor, protein MISDNAKTKRVQSGGCAIHCQDCSISQLCIPFTLNDSELDQLDEIIERKKPVQKGQEIFKAGDELKSLYAIRSGTIKSYTITEQGDEQITAFHLAGDLIGFDAINNNAHPSFAQALETSMVCEIPYETLDDLSGKMPKLRQQIMRLMSNEIKGDQDMILLLSKKNAEERLAAFLYSLSTRFSQRGFSPREFRLTMTRGDIGNYLGLTVETISRLLGRFQKSEILSVKGKYITITDHDALQKLAGFVED, encoded by the coding sequence ATGATTTCTGATAACGCAAAAACAAAACGTGTTCAATCTGGTGGCTGTGCAATTCATTGTCAAGACTGCAGTATTAGCCAATTATGTATCCCGTTTACTCTGAATGATTCAGAGCTGGATCAGCTAGATGAAATCATTGAACGTAAAAAGCCAGTTCAGAAAGGACAAGAAATTTTCAAAGCTGGCGATGAGCTAAAATCTCTATATGCGATTCGTTCTGGTACGATTAAAAGTTACACCATTACGGAGCAAGGTGATGAGCAGATCACAGCTTTCCACCTTGCGGGCGATCTCATTGGTTTTGATGCCATTAATAACAACGCTCACCCTAGTTTCGCTCAGGCATTAGAAACGTCAATGGTGTGTGAGATTCCTTATGAAACATTAGATGACCTGTCTGGCAAAATGCCTAAATTACGTCAGCAAATCATGCGATTAATGAGTAATGAGATCAAAGGTGACCAAGATATGATTCTTTTGCTTTCCAAAAAGAACGCAGAAGAACGTTTAGCAGCATTTTTGTATAGTTTATCGACTCGCTTCTCTCAACGCGGTTTTTCTCCACGTGAGTTCCGATTAACAATGACGCGTGGTGATATTGGTAATTATCTTGGTCTTACAGTTGAAACCATTAGTCGTTTGTTGGGTCGGTTCCAAAAAAGTGAAATTCTCAGCGTGAAAGGCAAATACATTACAATTACGGATCATGATGCGCTGCAAAAACTAGCCGGATTCGTAGAAGACTAA